In one Magallana gigas chromosome 9, xbMagGiga1.1, whole genome shotgun sequence genomic region, the following are encoded:
- the LOC136271910 gene encoding putative sensory transducer protein YvaQ, giving the protein MDEVTDMVDGVTDVVDEVTDFMDGVTDEVDEVTAVEDGVTDVVVGVTDLVDEETDVVAGVTYVVDGVTDLVDGVTDVMDGVTNVVDGLTDVVDEVTYLVDGVTMCLMR; this is encoded by the coding sequence ATGGATGAGGTGACAGACATGGTGGATGGAGTGACAGATGTGGTGGATGAGGTGACAGATTTCATGGATGGAGTGACAGATGAGGTGGATGAGGTGACAGCTGTGGAGGATGGAGTGACAGATGTGGTGGTTGGAGTGACAGATTTGGTGGATGAGGAGACAGATGTGGTGGCTGGAGTGACATATGTGGTGGATGGAGTGACAGATTTGGTGGATGGAGTGACGGATGTGATGGATGGAGTGACAAATGTGGTGGATGGATTGACAGATGTTGTAGATGAGGTGACATATTTGGTGGATGGGGTGACAATGTGTTTGATGAGGTGA
- the LOC136271911 gene encoding coiled-coil domain-containing protein 1-like, with product MGTGFCWGLPCDGLVSMTLIRLLPHKLGTFGDGVTNVEDEVIDVVDGMTDEVGEVTDVVDEVTDVVDEVTDVVEGVTDVVNEVTDVVDVVTDVVDVVTDVVDMVTDVVDEVTDMGDGVNDVVDEVTDVVDKVTDVVDGVTDVVDEVTDVVDGVSDG from the exons ATGGGTACAGGCTTTTGCTGGGGGCTACCCTGCGATGGACTGGTGTCAATGACTCTTATCCGCTTATTACCACATAAACTGGGG ACATTTGGGGATGGAGTGACAAATGTGGAGGATGAGGTGATAGATGTTGTGGATGGAATGACAGATGAGGTGGGTGAGGTGACAGATGTGGTGGATGAAGTGACAGATGTGGTGGATGAAGTGACAGATGTGGTGGAGGGAGTGACAGATGTGGTGAATGAGGTGACAGATGTGGTGGATGTAGTGACAGATGTGGTGGATGTAGTGACAGATGTGGTGGATATGGTGACAGATGTGGTGGATGAGGTGACAGATATGGGTGATGGAGTGAATGATGTAGTGGATGAGGTGACAGATGTGGTGGATAAGGTGACAGATGTGGTTGATGGAGTAACAGATGTGGTGGATGAAGTGACAGATGTGGTGGATGGAGTATCAGATGGTTGA